Proteins from a single region of Rhodovibrio salinarum DSM 9154:
- a CDS encoding TRAP transporter permease, whose amino-acid sequence MQDLRTKASVALAALLAAFVIYTSALGPYESLVQRAVFLALTVCLGLTLYPLWSGSRWRPVGLTLDVAAALGTVGSCGYIVLNYERIMGALPWAQPYDMAMTALLVVVILELSRRAIGLIFPCLVLVGLGYALLGQHLPGVLGHRGFGPAFVTETLFLGDLGIWGLLLGVAATTIAAFVVFGTLILNTGGGQTFIDLAMRLGGRSPGGAAKIAAIASALFGMLSGSAVANTATTGNFTIPMMKRLRYPAPLSGAVEAVASTGGQITPPVLGAAAFVMAEILGVSYTVIVVAALLPAILFFAGMFLTIHVTAVRQDLGLVPESEMPSWADVVRPHRLVPVLAAVGGLTFGVLTGHSIQTSAFYGIAGLTVAFLLFAAIARRPLREVGDQLGRGLVDGGRGLVIIGVLLAGAQILVSMINLTGVGVAISSAVAGVAGGHILLLALIVAVVCLIMGMGIPTTAAYVLVAAVMAPALIEAGVADITAHMFVFYFATLSVITPPVCVGVFVAAGIARAPWGQVAREALRLASVAYVIPFLFIVYPGTLADGGPLAILHAALSGCIFVGASAMLFGGQRVTGQRWLDRTLCALTAVMALVHAWYATALAVVLMAGLLGMIVLRRHRADLDGTREPSRGAPEAR is encoded by the coding sequence ATGCAGGATCTTCGGACCAAAGCCTCCGTGGCGCTGGCTGCGCTGCTCGCCGCCTTCGTGATCTATACGTCGGCGCTGGGGCCATACGAAAGCCTTGTACAACGGGCGGTGTTCCTGGCGCTCACGGTGTGCCTTGGTCTGACGCTCTACCCGCTCTGGTCCGGCAGCCGGTGGCGCCCGGTCGGGCTCACGCTCGACGTCGCCGCCGCGCTGGGGACTGTGGGCTCCTGCGGCTACATCGTTCTCAACTACGAACGAATCATGGGCGCCCTGCCCTGGGCTCAGCCCTACGACATGGCCATGACGGCGCTGCTGGTCGTGGTCATTCTGGAGCTCTCGCGCCGCGCCATCGGGCTGATCTTTCCCTGCCTCGTCCTGGTCGGACTGGGCTACGCGCTCCTCGGGCAGCACCTCCCCGGCGTGCTGGGACACCGGGGTTTCGGTCCGGCGTTCGTGACCGAGACGCTGTTTCTCGGGGATCTCGGCATCTGGGGATTGCTGCTTGGCGTTGCCGCCACCACGATCGCCGCGTTCGTCGTCTTCGGCACCCTGATCCTCAACACTGGCGGTGGGCAGACCTTCATCGATCTGGCGATGCGCCTGGGCGGTCGCAGCCCGGGCGGGGCCGCCAAGATCGCGGCGATCGCCTCGGCCCTGTTCGGCATGCTGAGCGGCAGCGCCGTTGCGAACACCGCGACCACCGGCAACTTCACCATCCCGATGATGAAGCGGTTGCGCTATCCCGCCCCCCTGTCCGGCGCCGTCGAGGCGGTGGCCTCGACCGGCGGTCAGATCACCCCGCCGGTCCTGGGCGCCGCCGCCTTCGTGATGGCCGAGATTCTCGGCGTTAGCTACACGGTGATCGTCGTCGCCGCGCTATTGCCGGCAATCCTGTTCTTCGCCGGGATGTTCCTGACTATCCATGTGACCGCCGTGCGCCAGGACCTCGGTCTGGTGCCGGAATCCGAGATGCCGAGCTGGGCCGACGTCGTGCGGCCGCACCGTTTGGTGCCGGTACTGGCAGCCGTGGGCGGTCTCACCTTCGGCGTGCTCACCGGCCATTCCATCCAGACCTCCGCGTTCTACGGCATCGCCGGTCTGACCGTCGCGTTCCTGCTGTTCGCGGCGATTGCGCGCCGGCCGCTGCGCGAAGTCGGCGACCAACTGGGACGTGGGCTGGTCGACGGCGGACGCGGTCTTGTGATCATCGGCGTGCTACTCGCCGGGGCGCAGATTCTGGTATCGATGATCAACCTGACCGGTGTTGGCGTGGCGATCTCCAGCGCCGTGGCCGGCGTGGCTGGCGGCCATATCCTGCTGTTGGCGCTGATCGTGGCGGTGGTCTGCCTGATCATGGGCATGGGCATTCCCACGACGGCGGCCTACGTGCTGGTCGCCGCGGTGATGGCGCCCGCTCTGATCGAAGCTGGCGTCGCGGACATCACGGCGCACATGTTCGTGTTCTACTTCGCGACCCTATCGGTGATCACGCCGCCCGTCTGCGTGGGGGTGTTCGTCGCCGCCGGCATCGCGCGGGCGCCCTGGGGTCAGGTCGCCCGCGAGGCCTTGCGCCTGGCGAGCGTCGCCTACGTGATCCCCTTCCTCTTCATCGTGTATCCCGGCACGCTGGCCGACGGCGGTCCCCTGGCGATCCTGCACGCCGCCCTCAGTGGCTGCATCTTCGTGGGCGCCTCCGCCATGCTGTTCGGCGGCCAGCGCGTGACCGGACAGCGGTGGCTGGACCGCACGCTCTGCGCTCTGACGGCGGTAATGGCATTGGTGCACGCCTGGTACGCCACCGCCCTGGCCGTCGTGCTCATGGCGGGGCTGCTCGGGATGATCGTCTTGCGACGGCATCGAGCGGACCTTGACGGCACTCGGGAGCCCAGCCGCGGCGCACCGGAAGCCCGTTAA
- a CDS encoding DUF6746 family protein, with product MKRLAAAVLSLGLLAGGPALADSDGQVQHYKAKPAPNLEVAVKNLREYNQKLDELLSQEMTVENMEKIHQLSYTLENALQRVDKDLKNIASVLEGMHLASEKRNEKAVKDNAETYLENTNMILGQN from the coding sequence ATGAAGCGACTTGCAGCCGCCGTCTTGTCCCTTGGTCTGCTCGCGGGTGGTCCCGCCCTGGCGGATAGCGATGGCCAAGTGCAGCACTATAAGGCCAAGCCGGCCCCGAACCTTGAGGTCGCGGTCAAGAATCTGCGCGAATACAATCAGAAACTCGACGAGCTTCTCTCCCAGGAGATGACCGTCGAGAATATGGAGAAGATCCACCAGCTTAGCTACACGCTGGAGAACGCCCTGCAGCGCGTGGACAAGGATCTGAAGAACATCGCCAGCGTCCTCGAGGGCATGCATCTTGCCAGCGAGAAGCGTAACGAAAAGGCGGTCAAGGACAACGCCGAGACTTACCTTGAGAACACGAACATGATCCTGGGACAGAACTAA